ACGTAACATCAGAACATGCAAACTATAATATGACCCCTTTAACACGTCATATCTGGTTCAACCACACAGAAACCTTGGAGAAATGCTACCTCCAAGGTGTTTGTTGATGTTCTATGAAACGATGAAGCTGGTAAAAGGAGACGAGCACATTCGGCTCTTGAATAATAAAGTCTGGTATGTTGGCTGTCTTTCAATGTTGAAATGGCTGCAGAAAAGAGTTCCATAAAATGAATTGCAGAAAATTCAGACATTAAAATATCTCATGAATCTTGAGTTTAATCTATACATTGGTATGTTATCAATGGGACAATATACTGAAATGAATCACAGTATTTCCAATGTACAACTTACCACACAGAGATTTATTTTGCAGTCAGTTTTGCACAACCTGGGACATGAATGTTGGACACCACAACGCATGTAGCACATGACACTGTCACAGGTAAAACATagatcaaattaaattttatatatctatatatttatatatatattttttttttcaacatttagGTGACTTACATTAAATCCACATGTATGCTtttacacatgcatacataatACACGCTCTccacttttcacacacacatacacactctgaaaacagtgaacattacagtacaaaaacacagtcagccAGTACAGGTTTTAGTCAAGGGGTCCACCTGTGTgccaaaaatatacatttatgaTCAAGAAAAGACATCAGTTGTACACCATGGGAAATCGATAGCAGGCGACATTTAAGAGCAGCAGAGCAACAACAGTACATTCAATAATTCACTGACAATCAAAAATgttctctcccttcctctctctcttcctcacccTTGAGAAAAACCACTGAAATAACTAGCAACTCTAACCACAACAGGCATAAATGCCAAAGAAAGAGCTtctaaacacataaaatatgcCACATGGAGAATAGTCACActtaaaacaataatttgacAGTTTGGAAAAACGCTTAATATTTTTGTTGAGAGTTAGATAAGAAGATGAACATGCCATGAAATGGGGGAATGTGCATTGAGAGAGTATTGTTTCTACCTGGACGACAATATAGCTACACCCCCTTGTCATGCATAATGACTTTCTTATCTAAGTCACTGCAAAAAGTGGGTAATTTCCCCAAAGTGTCTAACTATTGCTTCAGTTTTTGCCaatattaaactaaaactgTATGATTTTGAAGATTGCAACCAGTTCCCCAATTTTCCTCCCACCTCACAGTAAATGTTCAGAAACGTAGAACAGATCCTAATTTAACACATCAGTGTTTGGACAAATCCTTAgattcactttaaaataaagtcagaaactGTGGCTATTGGTGCCATCTACTTCATCCAAAACACAAATGAAGCCCAGCCCCTTCCATCCATATCAAACTAATATCCCAACACTTTGCTACCATCTTGTGGCAGAGATATATACAGCACAGACATGGTCGATGAAAGGAGTTTTctagtagttttttttttttttcctccacagacAGTAACAGCTTTGAGACATGGTCGTTTGCATCTGAGCTGATTCAGACTCAGAATGACAGCTGGTGATAGAACACgtaagcagcagcagagtggtttttatttcactcttgtacacactttgtgttttatctgtatctgttgTGGTTAATCCACCTTTTAAAGGCTTCCtagcaaaataaaatcatcttctCTGGCACACCGTTTTGCCAAAAAGCAGCTCAGCAGATGCCAATATCTTGCTTTTTTCAAAagttatatttacagtatatatttttaatctcTCATAGTATCTCCTGTGTCTTTGAACAGCAATTTCCATTAACcgtgttttctttaaaatcatGAAAGAGGCTTTATGTCACACATCTTTCAGTGTCACCATTTATGGCACTTTTACCAAGAAAGATCAATCAATATAATAACTTCAGACATCAGTCATATAACTActacacagagaaaagcatgtacctgtatacagtacattgaCTCATTTGACAAGACACTgatttgtggaaaaaaaaaaaaaacatccttatTGTTCAACAATATCAATAAGTTGTTTAAAGATACCACATTTTTAATCCATCCAGATGAtagtacaaaaaataaatatcttgaCCATAGTGGAAAAATCCCCCTTTACagatcatttcacattttgtcatatttaatgattttctgACCAATAACCACTCATTGTTTCTTAAGCTGTTtgagcacaaaaacaacaaaacaaaacaaaacaaacaaaaaaaaaaaaacagaaaattgaGAGCAACACTGGGATTGTCAAGAGCTGTCACATTAAAGCATTTTGTGTTGACTGTTACAGCATGTAgtagtgtttctgttttgaacGTCATGTGTTTCACGTTGGTGCTGAATTGAAATGGACTTGCAGTTATcgaaaagactgaaaaaaaaaaaaactaaacaaaacaggaacTGTGTTGAGCTATTGCTCAAGTcacactaataaaaaaaaaagaccaaaggTCAGCAGGACTCTTCACTTAGgttatttaaaagataaaaataagaattatACCAgtaaataagctttttttttctgcacacaataaaaaaaaaaagcataattttGCAAATCatccacaataaaacacaccacTCTTTACATGCTTTGCAGGAATGAGTGTTATTTGATCTTTATGTTATCTCGTCATTGTCCTGTAAATAAAAGTGATAGCTATTAGTGACTAACTAGGCACTTTGGAATATGAATGTAGATGCGTAATATTTAACTTTAGAAAATAAAGAGCTGTTTGAAATGGCACGGTGAGTTAAAGCTCAGATGAGTGAGAGCAAGACAAGGAGTCCTGTCATCTTTAAGAGCAAGTTGAGGGTTTGATTCTCACAGCCTACAATACAATGCTGCGTATAAAAACTCATGGCACACTGAGGAgctctggataaaagcatccAATAAATGGCACGTGTACTTTTTCTGTTCAACGCCTGACATGTTTGACGagtctggaaaaagaaaagtatgtgtAGGGAGCTACTGTAGTGCAGCTGAAGACATCTGCACTGGCAGTGTGCTGGTGGGAATAGATCCGCTCAGACTGTGggtttatttttctgctttcaatgaattcaaataatgtttttatttcccaaTTGAAACCATCTTTTGATTCCCAGGTTGAGAAACACtacttttcactctatatactgtttgtgtgtttttttttaaatataattttaatacaAACAAATGCAGTAATTTAGAATAGAGCGGGAAAGATCTTTTCTTTAGGATGTCTATGATGAAGTCTACAGATTTGGGCTCCAGTTATTACTTTACTGCATTATGTAAACAAAACTAATTCTGGTTCAGACACCAAAAGGAACTATTTACAAAGTCCATgagctgcatttttttaaatatataccTTTTGACATACTCCGTACTTACGGCTGAttgtagaaaaatgtttaaatttaagatGAGACATACAGCATTTGTACAAGCAAGGCGGAGGTTTGGTTGATATTTAACTGagacagatcagatcagatccaGTCGAACAACCTGTATGGCACTTTTAAAGCAAATTTACTTTACATCTACAGCCAATTATGACCCCTAAGTTCGATTTTTCACTAGAGACATTAGTCATACAGCTGGAAGTTTCTCTTGGCACCAATTCTACAttaatgtgcctaaaacaatGAGGGGTTACATTAGGAATAAGAACACAGAGGGAAATTCTAATGATTTGTTTAATCAATCAAAAGGAATTTGAGTTGTCTCTAAAAATACTAAGTGCATTGTTAATCATCAAAGATTGTAATCTAAGAGACAACTAAAAGTCGAATCAATCCACTTAGTGTTTAACCAAATCATATTATAAAGCACGAAAGCCAGAAATGCATTCTAATGAATGGAGTAATACCTCCCTCTCTAAAGGTCAGACTTTAAACCATGAGATATGTGAGGGGTCACTTTGGTCTGCTCTGGTTGGATTTACATAAGTGGAACGGCACCTTGAAGTTGACTCTGGCCAATCAGACACTCAGGTGGGGAGGCTGATGTTGGCGTTCTCCGCCAGCGGGCTGGACATCCGTATCTGGGAGCTGCTCTTGCTGAGGATCGACAGCTGAGTCCCGCCGTTCACTCCACTGCTGGCCAACGAAGGGTGCCTCTGCTGTTTCAGGTCCACAGCAAAGTACCGGTTCACCGTCCAGCTGCGCCATTTCCTCTTGATCTCCGACTGCACCTTCAGGGAGAAACTTCACAAGGTCATTTTTAATGTACTTTAAGCTGCACCAGCTTCTCGAAAAGGTTCAGTACACTGTAGTTATCTGAGAAACATTAGAACACACTGAGTGTTTGAGAACGTCTGTGTGAATAATCAATCATAAATGTGTTAGTTTAGTTCATTAGAGGGCAGAGGCTGTAACCAGAACCCCCCTAATCCCAATCTCTTATTCAACCTTAatcctctaaccctaacccataaCCTTAAACCCTAACCTGACGTCCCAGTAAGTGAGAACTTAAAGAGTAACAGCACATTATATAAATCCTTAATTGGCAAAATTGGGCCTTATTAACATAAATGTATGTTCAGtagatgttttaatgttatggtatgttattcattattcatcaaCACCAGTCATTATGCTTTATAGAAGAAACTTTAATTGTtgacaaatacattaaacacaaaacaattacatttgCTTATATCTAAACaggtaattaataaaataacagtaagTGTTTTCAtactgatttttattatttattatttgatttttatataaTCAACATATTTTCACAACATTTCTAACATATACTTGCAACAGTGAGTTATGTACATCAAAAATATCATTAAGAGCATTTCTGCATCAATCTGTATgagaaaatatgacaaaataaatgtatttatagggATAAAAGCTTACCTCTCCATTTAGAAAACAGTAGAGTACAGCCACCACAAAGCCCTAAGGAGCAGAATGTTAAcagcaaataagaaaaaacgGCCTACagtgaaaatatgtttaatcttgataaataaatgcaaacttCTTAGTAAGGGCTACAAACATCGATAGTCGGACTGTGGCTATgattaaaatggtaaaatgttgAGCCATCACTGCTGTACTATAAAATATTACAGCTTTGACAGGCAAACAAAGtcttaaaaacaaacttaagtGCATGGGAATTATGCCCACAGAGTTctaaatcattcatttttaccttttactgAAATCATTCGGCATCAATATGTCTCCTTTATGTAGTTTAACtgtctttgtttagttttaaattattattttactttagtagtctcattattcattcatcatGATTTTATTTCGTGCCGTTTCACAATATTTATCAGCTTGTTACTCTTCTGCAAAGTAGTTTGAATTGCTCTGTCCCgtacaaaacaaagcacaacttgaaataaagcaaaaaccGAACCACTGCTGTCTTCACCCTTTGTTAGAAGTGTGTTTAAGTCGGTTCATACTAGAGCTGTCAGCCGAACAGGTTTGAATATCACTAGCACTCTCCTTAAGAGCctctttacatattttacactgAGATAATTTATTACCCCTTTATGTTTCCTCACTTATcatctgttatttatatttaatggaAACCGGACGTTTGATGAGCTTTAAGTGCGTACCTGGAAGGATCCCAGTCCCAGTTCAAAGACCAGTCTCTCCCTTTTGCTGACATCTTCAGGTGAGAAGGCGAACACAGTGTAGTGAATACCAAACAGAGGGATGAGCAGGAGGGTGGAGCGCGCCAGacgcctacacacacacacagtacagggTTAAACACTGGGGTGTGATGTAAGTCAAACACAGTTCAGAGACAATCTCATGTGAATATGCTTTACTGCTGTTGGTCATCTGAATGTGATGTAAGAATGGAGCCACTGATGCAATGTCATGACACATTTTCTGACTACAGTGAATGAATTGTGCCAAACATAAAtagtataaaaacatttttcattgtaaTCTTTAAGATAAATCAAGACCTTGATTTATCCTGTTTAATATGAAGACTCAGCCATAATTTTTGTATCCAGATTCAGaaagtaactttttttttttaaatccaccgCTATAAAGTATTCAGGTTcaatttttaaagatttacatcTTTGATAAGAACAAATACGCTTAGTGCTCAGTGCAACAGATGGAACGGGAAAATCAGAAAGTGCTGAGTGATGGACTAACACATTGttgattttaatcttttaatgGGATTTGGGATTTGTTGATAAAGTTTGTCCTTATCCTGCATGCCTGAGGTTCTGTTCTGGTCAATTTTTAGAGCTAAATCAGATTTGGCAAGAAACATGTAGTTGTTGATGTTCAGTCTACCCCTGTAGTCAAATAGtttggacaaaaacacacacaaagaccacACAACAGATGAAATTAAGACACACATGTGCAAGACAGTGGATGTAACAGTGGATGTAACAGTGGATGTAACAGTGGATGTAACAGTGTCCACTGACGCCACAGGGGTCTTTAACAAgatgagaaaatataaaatagatgTAACAAGAAAAGCAagtctgaactgaaacaaacCTTAAATATCCTTAATATTCAGTTCATATttatgtgtgcgtttgtgtgctCCAGTACATCTATCTTTGTGAGGACTGGTTTAGGTTTTAGTGAGGACAATTTGGCCGTCCTCATTCACTGAGTTGTCGATTTTCAAATAGCTGTTTGTAGGATTTCGATGTGTAATTCTTATTCTTAAGTGGAGAGGTCTGTCTTTAATCTAAGGTAAGGCTTTACATCAGGCATGTAACCTCTAATTTGTGTAGTATGGGTAAGGGGTTAGGGAATACAATAAGTCAGTGGGTGTCCTACAATGTAGTGTGCAGTGTTTATACAGTGGGAGTCCGAGGAGTCCAGGACATTAACAGTAACCCCTggtgtaaaacacacatataaacacaagtGGTCAAGACAGACTGAAGAACGTAAAGTGTGTGAGGACATTTACTGACGTAAAGCACTCCGTAGCCCCCCACTCCAACATTACTGATCCTCACTAAAAGCCGAACCCCAACATAAATGAATCCTAACCTTAACTCTAAAACCAATTCCTAACCCTCAAAAAGTCCCTCTGAAGTTGCGAGGACCTGCCAAAATGTCCCCACAGTGATAGTATCCAACTAAAATATGTCCACACAATGTAATAAtgacatgtgcacacacacagacacacgcacacacacacacacacacacttacagcgTGATTGTGGATAACTCTGACATCCTGCACGAATGCTGAACAGCCTGTGTGGGCTCACTGAAGCATTTCTGAGCACAGCTGCTACACAGCACAAAgacaatacaacaatacaacaaagACAATGTCTTTAGGGACATAGACGCACAATCTCACACgacacacacatcttcacactaggtcacacacacataggtcTAGGCAGCAGGTGAGAATGACATTATCTAAAGGGCCTCAAAAGACAGTATCCTGTGGGAGCAGAGCAGGAGTGATGTCTGGCTACAGTACAGCTCCATAATGAGGCGCACGCTTCCTGCCAACAGGTACTACAAATAATTATGTTTAGAAGTGTCGAGGACATAtcagaaaaaacatttggaaataATCTATATAATCTATGCATCATccttaaataatgtaaaattcTTTACTAGTTGTGGTGGTTTGAAAATTGTTGACAATaagaataatacaaatattGCCTGATGTATCCTCTAAGTagacatgaaaaacatttatttaaattttcttGTTTATGTGCACAGTGTACAAGAAAATAAACGATTAATTAGCAAAGTAACTAACTTCTACCACAAAATACGGccttccaaacacacacacacacacacacagatttttgtCTATATCATATAAACAGTTGTGCTAATGAAATTGATAACTGTAACTTACAGGTAAATGCTTGATTCATTCCCTCCAATATCAGGAGATTGCAGCTTCTGGACCaggataataataattccaATGAAAAGGACAAAATTGATCTGaggaatgaagagaaaaaacaaaaacaacaaacaaaacaaggattCCAGTAAATCTGTGTGAAAATCGATTTCACATGAATGAacaatacattttctgtcataCCATTATGGACGCCACAACTGGTCCTTTGATTACCCACCAGAGGGCAGTGTTCTCATTTGTATCCCAGCATCTAGTGAAGAAAAGTGTACAGACCATAGTTGTAATTATTCAATGTGCATGacttcactttcacttcaccatacagtatatcagtgaATCTGGCATTTGTTGAGTAAGACAGGGAAGGAAACATgcacaacaataaacaatagATTAGATTAGTCTAATGTTTTGGCTGTAACATgttttacgtgtgtgtgttgtgcacactaaatgagaaaacatgaaaaaggaGGTCAGACTAGGGAATGAACAGAGCTTTGCTAAACAACTCAGAACCAACAAGATCTTTGAATTTGCATGACAACACAATGGTGTCTCATTTACTTAATCCCATGCAACCCATGATAGATcagtagaaaataaaagctaacAGTCCatatgcatttctttcttttctaaaaaaaaattaaaataaaataaatagcacaATGCAAAATCATTAAGGAAGTAATTAGAGCTGTGTCTGTACCTAAAGTACATAAAAATACTAATACTTAGTGTATTTACTAAGGTACTATTCCACTACAGAATCTGAACTTGGATAAATGAGTGTGGGACATACCCAGTGTCGTGAAAATGGAGTCTCAGAACCGCCCAGACAGTCACACAAATAGTCGGAGTTCCTGTGACAACAATAATCAAACTGAATTCaaggtacagtatatttgtttttatctaatgtcacaaaaataataacttaaatttaaaatactgcattttGGTGCTGCACTTAGACCATTTCTCCAAgtctaaaaatataatttgccCAAGGTGTGCATACATAACTgcgaataaataaatacatttttacatattttacaattaaaatacaaacagtcTCTAGAGACGTTTCTACTTTCCACCACCCCATACATGTTTAGTCGGTCAGAAGACCACTCACCCCATCCTACGATGGTGTACCAGTAGAAGTATCGTCTCTCAGGAAAGAAAGTCTCCACGAGCAGAGTGAAGAGATACAGGCCCTCAATAAACAGCCAGAAATAGTTGGACATAACACAGTAATGGAAGAAAACCATCACCGCTTTGCACGCCATCTGCACAGAGCAACAAAGGCAGCTGCGTTACACCGGCGAAAAAAACTTTGGAACGCAGACATCATCAGATTTTACACTAAAAGGTAAAGaaacgaaaaagaaaaatcaaaaacacaaaacatgttccTCATCATCTGTGgtactttaatttaatgatCTAAAACATCAAAGCTGCTCAAACCTTTGACTAAATAACTTAAATTATTCCAACaaaagatattaaaaatacaaaagcagTATTCAGAATCAGTAAATAACACAACATACAACATATTAGAATTGGGATAATATagtaaatgtatataatatagAATATTGCAGTTTAAAATCTATGTTTAATGGTTAGTTCAAAatctcaaaacaaaacataagtGACCAATATTCCAGTAAATCAAAGTGGAGACATTATTGTGACAGATGTCAGAAGTCTGCACCATATtgcattactgtaaatgttttgcacgagaaaatgaattaatattcAAACTCTGAATCTCAAATTTCCCCCTCAGCAGGAATGACCCACATACTTGTCAACATGTCAGGTGGACTGTAATCCAATTATATCATGTTAATGAATAAAGTGCGAGTGGGGTCAACCAATTATGGCACTGATCTGCTTCCCGCTACCGGCCTGCCACAATGGTGACCTGTAATCACCATGGCGACACCGGTAAAGCAGTTAgtttaacacacatacacaaaaaaagggCAAAGTAACCACTGATATGCTAATGGAGCTCTAGTAGAAGATTTCTACTGGCCTTGCTGAAGCCATTAGCGTACCTAATTAGGTTTATTTATCATGCCTGCTTAACAACACTGAGCAATGTGTTGTTACCAGACAAAGGCTAAGAGCTTGTTCTGCAATTGTAATCAGGGCGTATTACTCATCTAAtagcatgtttgcattttgtaaaaTTTGCATGTGACTGAAGTTCCTTCAAAAAGGTACATATCAAATAGGAAAGAGTGAAGAAGCATTTCAAGCTCTCCGTCTGTGAACCTCTCTTTACATCACAAACAGAACAGACCTCAtcatgtgttttctcctcttaaATGACTGCACTTCAACGAAACTCTTTAATAAAGCTCCCTGGAATTGATTAAGCAATAATTGGGAAAACTGCCAATACTACAAACTTCCTATAAGTGCTTACTCAAAAGATGCCAGCAATTATATTGTGTGAGTCAGGATCATTTAGAATAATAAAAGGCCTCATTTTCCAATTATCTGCTTCAgatttaa
The window above is part of the Anabas testudineus chromosome 17, fAnaTes1.2, whole genome shotgun sequence genome. Proteins encoded here:
- the LOC113171591 gene encoding pituitary adenylate cyclase-activating polypeptide type I receptor-like, which codes for MRGCLLTAIFLLLLAASESEHCITKREHEKCMEMIALHDPSEEPELVCPWMWDNLTCWQAASIGEVVVVNCPELFRDYMGPDDEMGKVSRNCTEDGWSDLNPHYADVCFFYDNTSKPDMYYASVKALYTVGYSTSLVSLTTAMVILCRFRKLHCTRNFIHMNLFVSFILRAISVFIKDGVLYAQEDSDHCFVHTMACKAVMVFFHYCVMSNYFWLFIEGLYLFTLLVETFFPERRYFYWYTIVGWGTPTICVTVWAVLRLHFHDTGCWDTNENTALWWVIKGPVVASIMINFVLFIGIIIILVQKLQSPDIGGNESSIYLRLARSTLLLIPLFGIHYTVFAFSPEDVSKRERLVFELGLGSFQGFVVAVLYCFLNGEVQSEIKRKWRSWTVNRYFAVDLKQQRHPSLASSGVNGGTQLSILSKSSSQIRMSSPLAENANISLPT